From the Trichocoleus desertorum ATA4-8-CV12 genome, one window contains:
- the priA gene encoding primosomal protein N' produces MSDSGLSLATPVLAESGISYSCGLTTHSWVEVLVDCPGAQGLFTYALPPGLTVQPGDVLTVPFGAQKVGAIAIHLLAQLPPDLPLTQVREIEEVVSTGFFPATYWTLLNQVAEYYCTSLMAVIRVALPPGLLGRSQRRVRLSELKALDTIDLSQLSPVAQQVFSRLQAQKQGSYTWQYLQQKIPGAERGLRELLKQRLVESYLEPPSAVRPKLRQAVTLVATPHLETSLSPRQQEIIQTLQREGGDLWLSDLLQLCRTSSGTVQTLAKKGCIVIQPREILRAEAGVAIAPDQPKELTPDQAQALATITSLSGFAQVLLHGVTGSGKTEVYLQAIAPVLQRGQSALVLVPEIGLTPQLTDRFRARFGSKVCVYHSALSEGERYDTWRQMLSGSPQVVIGTRSAVFAPLPQLGLIILDEEHDSSFKQDQPAPCYHARTVAQWRAELVDCPLILGSATPSIETWVSAKASVEANSSGPHYLALPSRVRSRPLPPIEVVDMRQEFQQGNRTIFSRALQVALERLQERGQQGILFIHRRGHSTFVSCRSCGYVVDCPNCDVSLSYHHTHAEATQLLRCHYCNHTALHPPQCPECGSPYLKFFGSGTQRVTQELAKHLPDLRCLRFDSDTTRTKGSHRALLTQFAEGDADLLVGTQMLTKGIDLPQVTLVGVIAADGLLHLPDFRASERAFQTLTQVAGRAGRGDEPGQVIIQTYSPEHFVVEAVQHHEYEPFVAAELLQRQTLRFPPHNRLVLLKFSSPDPLAVQKTAKRIAAVLAPQQAESGYELLGPAPASILRVARRYRWQVLLKLPLDQAVELPDWNELRSLCPPNVSMTVDVDPLNLL; encoded by the coding sequence ATGTCTGATTCCGGTCTTAGTCTTGCGACTCCAGTATTGGCTGAGTCTGGAATTAGCTACTCTTGTGGCCTTACTACACACTCTTGGGTGGAAGTTTTAGTAGATTGCCCCGGAGCCCAAGGGCTCTTTACCTATGCTTTGCCGCCTGGGTTGACGGTACAGCCAGGGGATGTCTTGACGGTGCCATTCGGGGCTCAGAAGGTGGGAGCGATCGCAATTCACCTTTTAGCTCAGCTTCCCCCAGACTTACCTCTGACGCAGGTTAGAGAGATAGAAGAGGTGGTGAGTACAGGCTTCTTTCCCGCTACCTATTGGACCTTGCTCAATCAAGTGGCTGAATACTACTGCACCTCCCTGATGGCGGTGATTCGGGTAGCACTTCCCCCCGGGTTGTTGGGGCGATCGCAACGACGAGTGCGCCTGAGTGAGCTAAAAGCTTTAGATACAATTGATCTCAGTCAATTAAGCCCAGTTGCCCAACAAGTTTTCAGCAGGCTTCAAGCCCAAAAACAAGGTAGTTACACTTGGCAGTACTTACAACAAAAAATTCCGGGGGCCGAGCGCGGACTTAGAGAACTGCTGAAACAACGTTTGGTGGAGAGCTATCTCGAACCTCCCAGTGCAGTGCGGCCCAAGCTACGCCAAGCCGTGACTTTAGTCGCTACGCCCCACCTAGAAACAAGCCTGAGCCCACGCCAACAAGAAATCATTCAAACCCTCCAGCGAGAAGGGGGAGATCTATGGCTCAGCGATCTCCTCCAACTGTGTCGAACTAGTTCGGGTACAGTGCAAACCCTAGCCAAAAAAGGTTGCATTGTCATTCAGCCGCGTGAAATTTTGCGGGCCGAAGCAGGTGTCGCGATCGCTCCCGACCAACCCAAAGAACTCACCCCTGACCAAGCTCAAGCCCTAGCGACTATCACTTCACTCTCTGGCTTTGCTCAGGTTTTGTTGCATGGTGTGACGGGTTCTGGCAAGACGGAGGTATATTTACAGGCGATCGCACCCGTCCTACAACGGGGGCAGTCAGCGCTGGTGCTGGTGCCAGAAATCGGCTTAACGCCACAACTGACCGATCGCTTTCGCGCTAGGTTTGGCAGCAAGGTTTGTGTGTATCACAGTGCCCTCTCTGAGGGGGAGCGGTACGACACTTGGCGGCAAATGCTCAGCGGTAGCCCACAAGTCGTGATTGGGACGCGATCGGCGGTGTTTGCGCCGTTGCCTCAGCTCGGCCTAATTATTTTGGATGAGGAGCACGACTCTAGCTTTAAGCAAGATCAACCTGCACCCTGCTACCATGCGCGCACCGTGGCTCAATGGCGAGCGGAGTTAGTCGATTGTCCTTTGATTCTCGGTTCTGCCACGCCCTCGATTGAAACTTGGGTCAGCGCCAAGGCCAGCGTAGAGGCTAACTCGTCTGGGCCGCATTATCTGGCTTTGCCAAGTCGAGTGCGATCGCGGCCTTTGCCACCCATTGAAGTGGTTGATATGCGGCAGGAATTTCAACAGGGGAACCGAACTATCTTCAGTCGGGCTTTGCAGGTGGCTCTAGAACGGCTGCAAGAACGAGGCCAGCAGGGCATTCTATTTATTCATCGCCGGGGGCACAGCACTTTTGTTTCCTGTCGCAGTTGCGGCTATGTGGTGGATTGCCCTAACTGTGATGTTTCCTTGTCCTACCATCACACCCACGCTGAGGCAACTCAGTTACTGCGTTGTCACTACTGCAACCACACGGCCCTCCACCCGCCTCAATGCCCAGAGTGTGGCTCCCCTTACCTAAAGTTCTTTGGCAGTGGCACCCAACGGGTAACGCAAGAACTCGCGAAGCATCTGCCCGATCTGCGCTGCCTCCGGTTTGATAGCGATACTACTCGCACCAAAGGATCGCACCGAGCGCTGTTGACGCAGTTCGCAGAAGGCGACGCAGATTTGCTGGTGGGCACGCAGATGCTAACTAAGGGGATTGATCTACCGCAAGTAACGCTGGTCGGGGTGATCGCCGCAGATGGGCTGTTACATCTGCCCGATTTCCGCGCCAGTGAGCGAGCCTTTCAAACGCTGACTCAAGTCGCAGGCCGAGCGGGACGGGGGGATGAACCCGGACAAGTGATTATTCAAACTTATTCGCCCGAACATTTTGTGGTGGAGGCTGTACAACACCATGAATATGAACCATTTGTGGCCGCTGAGTTACTGCAACGTCAAACCCTGCGGTTTCCGCCCCACAATCGCCTGGTGCTACTGAAGTTTAGTAGTCCTGATCCGTTAGCGGTGCAGAAAACTGCCAAACGTATTGCTGCGGTGTTGGCTCCTCAACAAGCAGAGTCAGGCTACGAATTGTTGGGGCCAGCTCCCGCCAGTATTTTACGGGTCGCACGGCGGTATCGTTGGCAAGTTCTCCTCAAGTTGCCGCTGGATCAAGCGGTGGAACTGCCCGACTGGAATGAGCTGCGATCGCTCTGCCCACCCAACGTCAGCATGACCGTCGATGTCGATCCATTAAACTTGCTCTAG
- a CDS encoding RNA polymerase sigma factor, RpoD/SigA family produces the protein MRFSEFDPSNTLQIGTEPDFVSVTTFEESHLAGGEVEPNAAELATPDALDLGDTNLLELEDPDATVQIATRLSGYNKTVSDDAVGAFFKEMARYPLLKPNEEIELARRVQYLVEIDELHERLKTELGRQPTKADLAAALELTERQLEHRLYQSRVAKRKMIRSNLRLVVSIAKRYLNRGVPFLDLIQEGALGLNRATEKFDPDKGYKFSTYAYWWIRQGITRTIANDARTIRLPVHVVEKLNKLKKVHRDLKRELGRNPNEEEVAEALEVSPRQLRELQQVRRRSLSLNHRVGKGEDTELMDLLEDGNTQSPEAQISEVMMSQDIWEVLADVLTQREKDIISLRYGLATGEPCTLEEVGGLFNLSRERVRQIQSKAMRKLRRPQVAARLKGWLK, from the coding sequence ATGCGCTTTTCTGAGTTTGACCCTAGCAATACCTTACAAATCGGAACAGAACCTGACTTCGTAAGTGTTACAACTTTTGAGGAGTCTCACCTAGCGGGAGGCGAAGTAGAGCCCAATGCTGCCGAACTAGCAACCCCTGATGCGCTGGACTTGGGAGACACTAACCTCTTAGAGCTAGAAGACCCAGACGCCACAGTCCAAATCGCTACTAGACTTTCGGGTTATAACAAAACCGTCTCGGATGATGCGGTCGGTGCCTTCTTCAAGGAGATGGCGCGCTACCCCCTACTCAAGCCGAACGAAGAAATTGAGTTGGCGCGTCGAGTGCAGTATCTAGTCGAAATTGATGAACTGCATGAGCGATTGAAAACTGAATTGGGTCGTCAGCCGACCAAAGCTGACTTGGCAGCAGCCCTTGAATTGACTGAGCGGCAACTAGAACACCGTCTTTACCAAAGCCGAGTTGCCAAACGCAAGATGATCCGCTCGAACTTGCGTTTAGTGGTTTCGATCGCCAAACGATATTTGAACCGGGGCGTGCCTTTCCTGGATTTGATTCAAGAAGGTGCTTTGGGTCTCAACCGCGCCACTGAGAAGTTTGATCCCGACAAAGGCTACAAGTTTTCTACCTACGCTTACTGGTGGATTCGGCAGGGGATTACTCGGACGATCGCCAATGATGCTCGGACGATTCGGCTGCCAGTGCATGTGGTGGAGAAGCTGAATAAGCTGAAAAAAGTCCACCGCGATCTAAAGCGAGAACTAGGTCGTAACCCTAACGAGGAAGAAGTAGCAGAAGCTCTAGAAGTTTCGCCTCGACAGTTACGCGAACTGCAACAGGTGCGTCGGCGATCGCTCTCCCTCAACCACCGCGTGGGTAAAGGGGAAGACACAGAGCTGATGGATCTGCTGGAAGATGGCAACACCCAATCACCAGAAGCTCAAATCAGTGAAGTGATGATGAGCCAAGATATTTGGGAAGTGTTGGCTGATGTGCTGACCCAGCGAGAGAAGGATATTATCTCTTTGCGCTACGGCTTGGCGACCGGAGAGCCTTGTACCCTGGAAGAAGTCGGTGGCTTGTTTAATCTCTCGCGGGAACGGGTGCGACAAATTCAAAGTAAAGCCATGCGAAAACTGCGCCGTCCTCAAGTAGCGGCTCGGCTGAAAGGCTGGTTGAAATAA
- a CDS encoding GNAT family N-acetyltransferase: protein MAVFAFPCVVRPAIAADIPTIFALIQALAEYEKLSHEVVGSPEALESHLFGDRPYAEAIMAEVAGQGVGFALFFHNYSTFLTQPGIYLEDLFVLPEYRGQGIGKAFLTYLAQLAVARNCGRLEWSVLDWNAPAIAFYERMGADVLPDWRTCRVTRQSLANLAAIAPVTPLPS from the coding sequence ATGGCCGTGTTTGCTTTTCCCTGTGTGGTGCGTCCTGCGATCGCTGCTGACATCCCCACGATTTTCGCATTGATTCAAGCTCTGGCTGAGTACGAAAAGTTATCGCATGAGGTGGTGGGTAGCCCAGAGGCGCTAGAGTCGCATCTGTTTGGCGATCGCCCTTATGCCGAAGCAATTATGGCGGAAGTAGCAGGTCAAGGCGTGGGGTTTGCGCTGTTTTTTCACAACTATTCCACCTTTCTGACTCAGCCAGGAATTTACCTGGAAGACTTGTTTGTGCTGCCAGAGTACCGAGGTCAGGGGATCGGCAAAGCGTTCCTAACATACCTGGCTCAGTTGGCAGTCGCTCGTAATTGTGGTCGTCTGGAATGGAGCGTTTTAGATTGGAATGCTCCGGCGATCGCGTTTTATGAACGGATGGGGGCGGATGTTTTACCCGATTGGCGCACTTGTCGAGTTACACGTCAGTCATTAGCGAATTTAGCGGCGATCGCGCCTGTTACACCTCTGCCCAGCTAG
- a CDS encoding glycogen debranching protein, with translation MTIWVNEQIDPSGILYSCIASCSEDHAKDCHESFESNLTETQKKAGWVATLRTVSSWDEVPASALKLD, from the coding sequence ATGACAATTTGGGTAAACGAACAAATCGATCCCTCTGGCATTCTCTATTCTTGCATCGCCTCTTGCAGCGAGGATCACGCTAAGGATTGCCATGAATCGTTTGAAAGCAACCTCACCGAAACCCAAAAAAAAGCAGGTTGGGTGGCTACGCTGCGAACGGTTAGTTCTTGGGATGAAGTGCCTGCCAGTGCTTTGAAGCTAGACTAG
- a CDS encoding proteasome-type protease, whose translation MTYCLGILTKFGLVMAADSRTNAGVDYISTYQKLFDLSQPGERILLLCTSGNLSVTQGALTLLRQDLQSEAEVNLHNLPNFYEISRYIGEKLRQIQEQDRSWLQQDGIDASCTVILGGQIKGQEPELYMIYSQGNCIHATKDTPFLQIGETKYGKPILDRTLNFDTPLESAAKCALLSIDSTMKSNISVGPPISLIMYETNTFRIKHELRLRIGAPYLAQIRRHWEACLRQAFECMPDIDWEHTLQDSNEDIPID comes from the coding sequence ATGACTTACTGTCTGGGAATCCTGACTAAATTTGGTTTGGTCATGGCTGCGGACTCGCGCACCAATGCTGGAGTTGACTACATCTCCACGTATCAAAAACTGTTTGACTTGTCTCAGCCCGGAGAGCGGATTCTGCTGCTCTGCACCTCAGGCAATCTGTCGGTGACTCAAGGAGCCTTAACCCTCCTGCGGCAAGACCTCCAGTCTGAAGCGGAAGTGAATCTGCATAACTTACCTAACTTCTATGAGATTTCTCGTTACATTGGGGAAAAGCTGCGCCAGATTCAAGAACAAGATCGCTCTTGGTTGCAGCAAGATGGAATTGATGCCAGTTGTACCGTGATTCTTGGCGGTCAGATCAAAGGGCAAGAACCAGAGCTGTACATGATTTACAGTCAGGGCAACTGTATCCACGCCACTAAAGACACCCCATTTCTACAAATTGGCGAAACTAAGTATGGCAAACCGATTCTCGACCGGACGCTAAACTTTGATACGCCCCTAGAATCAGCCGCTAAATGTGCCTTACTGTCGATTGACTCCACCATGAAGTCGAATATTTCGGTAGGGCCACCAATTAGCTTGATCATGTACGAAACCAACACCTTTAGGATCAAGCATGAACTGCGGCTCCGGATTGGCGCGCCTTATTTGGCTCAAATTCGTAGACATTGGGAAGCCTGCTTGCGTCAAGCCTTTGAGTGCATGCCCGATATTGATTGGGAGCACACCCTACAAGACTCCAATGAAGATATCCCAATCGACTAA
- a CDS encoding transglutaminase family protein, which translates to MHYQIAHTTTYSYSQPVTLAPHLVRLRPRCDASQSLQSFSLVIDPKPLGISQITDLDGNAVVKLWFQQELTDRLQVQVLSQVETLRSNPFDYLMEAWALKLPIDYPASLHTQLKPYLSGQTLHYSTALDPVAVKLAQEIHQATGGDAIAFLSELSQRIHQTCKHTIREFGEPLAPGITWAQRLGSCRDLTVLFMEACRAMGLAARFVSGYEAGDRQATERHLHAWAEVYLPGAGWRGYDPTQGLAVADHHIALVASAAPGYAAPISGTLNRAGAVQSSLKYHLSIQALTDSGFSQFATNT; encoded by the coding sequence TTGCATTACCAAATCGCCCACACCACTACCTACAGCTACAGTCAGCCTGTGACCTTGGCTCCCCACTTGGTCAGGCTGCGGCCTCGCTGTGATGCCAGCCAATCATTGCAATCGTTCTCGTTAGTGATTGACCCTAAACCGTTGGGTATCTCCCAGATCACAGACTTAGACGGCAATGCAGTAGTTAAGCTGTGGTTTCAGCAAGAGTTAACCGATCGCTTGCAAGTTCAGGTGTTGTCACAAGTCGAAACGCTCCGGAGCAACCCCTTCGACTATTTGATGGAGGCGTGGGCGTTGAAGTTGCCGATTGATTATCCTGCCTCCCTACATACCCAGCTCAAACCCTACTTAAGCGGGCAAACGCTACACTATTCCACTGCTCTTGATCCCGTCGCTGTGAAGTTAGCGCAGGAGATTCATCAAGCTACTGGGGGAGACGCGATCGCTTTTCTTTCAGAACTGAGTCAGCGCATCCACCAAACCTGTAAACATACAATTCGCGAATTTGGCGAACCTCTAGCGCCGGGGATCACCTGGGCACAACGCTTAGGCTCCTGTCGCGATTTGACCGTGTTGTTTATGGAAGCTTGTCGGGCGATGGGATTGGCGGCACGGTTTGTCAGTGGTTATGAGGCAGGCGATCGCCAAGCCACGGAGCGACATCTCCATGCTTGGGCAGAAGTGTATTTACCTGGAGCAGGCTGGCGCGGTTATGATCCCACCCAGGGCTTAGCAGTGGCCGATCATCACATTGCGTTGGTGGCGAGTGCGGCTCCAGGTTACGCTGCACCCATTTCCGGGACGTTGAATCGAGCGGGCGCAGTCCAATCTAGCCTGAAATATCACTTATCCATTCAAGCTCTCACGGACTCTGGATTTTCCCAATTCGCGACGAATACTTAA
- a CDS encoding alpha-E domain-containing protein, which produces MLSRVADSIYWLNRYVERAENVARFIEVNLNLLLDSPAGVTQQWEPLILTTGDLPLFQQRYGEATADNVMRFLTFDRQYPNSILSCLSAARENARSVREVISSEMWQQLNAFYFMVKEAAEAEATPEWQDFFAEVKMSSHLFAGIMDATMTHSEGWHFGQIGRLLERADKTARILDVKYFILLPSAKDVGTTLDQLQWMALLRSASAYEMYRKRQRHRINPTAVAEFLVLDREFPRSIQFCILQAERSLHLITGTPTGTWSNPAERAVGRLRSELGYLTIDDIIEAGLHEFLDKIQRQLNDIGEKVFSTFVAVNPV; this is translated from the coding sequence ATGCTCAGTCGAGTCGCGGATTCAATTTATTGGCTGAATCGGTATGTAGAGCGGGCCGAGAATGTGGCTCGTTTCATTGAAGTAAATCTGAATTTATTGCTAGACTCTCCCGCCGGAGTCACCCAGCAGTGGGAGCCCCTGATCCTGACTACAGGCGACTTACCTTTGTTTCAGCAGCGCTATGGCGAAGCGACCGCAGACAATGTGATGCGGTTTCTCACCTTCGATCGCCAGTATCCGAATTCGATCCTCTCTTGTCTGTCCGCAGCCCGCGAGAATGCTCGTTCGGTGCGAGAGGTGATTTCCTCGGAGATGTGGCAGCAGCTCAATGCCTTCTACTTTATGGTGAAAGAGGCGGCTGAGGCAGAGGCGACACCTGAATGGCAGGACTTCTTTGCTGAGGTAAAAATGTCTAGCCATTTGTTCGCGGGGATTATGGATGCCACAATGACCCACAGCGAAGGTTGGCACTTTGGGCAAATTGGCCGCTTGCTAGAAAGAGCGGACAAAACAGCGCGCATTCTAGATGTGAAATACTTTATCCTGCTCCCCTCGGCTAAAGATGTGGGCACCACTTTGGATCAGTTGCAGTGGATGGCGCTCCTGAGGTCAGCCAGTGCTTACGAAATGTATCGCAAACGGCAGCGGCACCGAATTAACCCAACTGCAGTGGCAGAGTTCCTGGTTCTCGATCGCGAATTTCCCCGCTCGATTCAGTTTTGCATTCTACAAGCGGAGCGATCGCTGCATCTGATCACAGGCACCCCAACCGGAACTTGGAGTAACCCAGCGGAGCGGGCAGTAGGACGGTTGCGCTCCGAGTTGGGCTACCTGACGATTGACGACATTATTGAAGCAGGGTTACATGAGTTTTTAGATAAAATTCAGCGCCAACTGAATGACATTGGCGAAAAAGTCTTTTCTACCTTTGTCGCCGTCAATCCGGTATAA
- a CDS encoding circularly permuted type 2 ATP-grasp protein, with protein sequence MRFDHYDPEGFYDELFTAKSQPRPEATLLIERFNSFSASEIKRRQQSAQIALMKLGVTFNVYSDGQGTERIMPFDIIPRIVSAQEWKELEQGLKQRIYALNLFLHDIYNEQKILRDSVIPAELIYSATGFLKPCLGLNPPGGIWCHITGTDLVRDRDGRWYVLEDNLRCPSGVSYVLENRRVMKSTFPQLFNTMPIQPVEDYPSHLLETLLNLAPEYLSDPTVVVLSPGIYNSAYFEHSFLAQQMGVQLVEGRDLVVADGYLQMRTTKGLQRVDVIYRRIDDDFIDPQAFRSDSLLGVPGLMEVYRAGRVGLANALGTGVADDKVIYAYVPQIIRYYLGEEPILANVPTYLCWEPQQQSHVLANLDKLVVKAANESGGYGMLIGSQASPAEREAFAEKIKANPRNYIAQPTLCLSRVPTLMEEQIEGCHVDLRPYILYGKNIYVSPGGLTRVALRKGSLVVNSSQGGGSKDTWVVCK encoded by the coding sequence GTGCGATTTGATCACTACGATCCAGAGGGCTTTTATGACGAGTTGTTCACTGCCAAAAGCCAGCCCCGCCCGGAAGCCACCCTCTTAATCGAACGGTTCAATTCTTTCTCAGCTAGTGAAATTAAACGTCGTCAGCAATCGGCCCAAATTGCCTTAATGAAACTAGGTGTAACATTCAATGTCTATAGCGACGGGCAAGGCACAGAACGCATCATGCCTTTTGATATCATTCCCCGCATTGTCTCCGCGCAAGAATGGAAAGAACTAGAGCAAGGCTTAAAGCAACGTATCTACGCGCTGAACTTGTTTCTGCATGACATCTACAATGAGCAAAAAATTCTGCGGGATAGCGTGATTCCAGCAGAACTGATTTACTCAGCTACAGGGTTTCTCAAGCCTTGCCTCGGCCTGAATCCACCGGGAGGCATTTGGTGTCACATTACTGGAACTGATTTGGTGCGCGATCGCGATGGGCGCTGGTATGTGCTAGAAGACAATCTCCGCTGTCCCTCTGGTGTCTCCTATGTGCTAGAAAATCGGCGTGTCATGAAGAGTACTTTCCCCCAACTCTTCAACACGATGCCGATTCAACCCGTAGAAGACTACCCCAGTCACCTCCTAGAAACGTTGCTAAATTTAGCGCCAGAGTATCTTAGTGACCCCACCGTCGTGGTGCTGAGTCCCGGTATCTACAACTCCGCCTACTTTGAGCATTCTTTCCTGGCCCAACAAATGGGCGTGCAACTGGTGGAAGGGCGGGATCTAGTAGTTGCCGATGGCTATTTGCAAATGCGAACGACCAAAGGTTTGCAGCGAGTCGATGTGATCTACCGTCGCATTGATGATGATTTTATTGATCCCCAAGCTTTCCGCTCAGACTCGCTGCTAGGGGTTCCAGGGCTGATGGAGGTCTACCGCGCCGGACGAGTGGGTTTGGCTAATGCCCTAGGGACAGGCGTAGCTGATGATAAAGTCATTTACGCTTATGTGCCGCAGATTATTCGCTACTACTTAGGCGAAGAACCGATTCTGGCCAATGTGCCAACTTACCTTTGCTGGGAACCGCAACAGCAAAGCCATGTTTTAGCGAATCTAGACAAGCTGGTGGTCAAAGCTGCCAACGAGTCCGGCGGGTATGGGATGTTGATCGGTTCTCAAGCCTCTCCAGCAGAGCGTGAAGCTTTTGCCGAAAAAATCAAGGCCAATCCCCGCAACTACATCGCCCAACCGACGCTCTGTCTCTCTCGTGTGCCCACCTTAATGGAAGAGCAAATTGAAGGCTGTCACGTCGATCTACGCCCCTACATTCTCTACGGCAAAAACATCTACGTTAGTCCTGGCGGCTTAACCAGGGTAGCGCTGAGAAAAGGCTCTCTCGTCGTCAACTCCTCTCAGGGCGGCGGCAGCAAAGATACTTGGGTGGTCTGCAAGTAA
- a CDS encoding zinc-ribbon domain-containing protein has protein sequence MIEAEGVQYCSNRYEKRLDLHVNLLVNAIALLKVSMAYVGNLSSTEQLQVENVGTQTAIALSSLSGGQQQSQWTSLTTGHWAVPPTLFRTPSGWILRIEAAEGQFFLQIAAGSINLLPAPPTLMGAEILPLQPVIASHDNVAAASSLPPMPPISPMPPISPMQPMSSLPPLAPLPPMQMGDMQMQLEPMQMRMGNMQMQIGTPPPTPGTEATQRFCSQCGKAVSLGDRFCAQCGHQLTPP, from the coding sequence TTGATAGAGGCTGAGGGAGTTCAATACTGTAGCAACCGCTACGAAAAACGCCTTGACTTGCACGTTAACCTGCTAGTGAACGCGATCGCCCTGCTTAAAGTTTCTATGGCTTATGTTGGCAATCTCAGCAGTACCGAGCAGCTCCAGGTCGAAAACGTAGGCACCCAGACTGCGATCGCTCTAAGCAGCTTGAGTGGAGGGCAACAGCAGAGCCAGTGGACTAGTCTCACGACCGGACATTGGGCAGTACCGCCCACGCTATTTCGCACGCCAAGCGGATGGATTCTGCGGATTGAGGCCGCTGAAGGTCAGTTCTTTTTGCAAATTGCGGCAGGAAGTATCAATTTGCTACCTGCGCCGCCGACCTTGATGGGGGCAGAAATTTTGCCGCTGCAACCCGTGATTGCAAGCCATGATAATGTTGCTGCTGCGTCATCCCTGCCGCCTATGCCGCCTATCTCTCCGATGCCGCCTATCTCTCCGATGCAGCCAATGTCTTCACTGCCACCCCTGGCTCCACTGCCACCTATGCAGATGGGAGATATGCAGATGCAGCTAGAACCCATGCAGATGCGAATGGGCAATATGCAAATGCAAATTGGCACCCCTCCCCCAACTCCAGGCACCGAAGCAACCCAGCGCTTTTGCTCCCAGTGTGGCAAAGCAGTGAGCCTGGGCGATCGCTTTTGCGCTCAATGTGGCCATCAACTCACGCCCCCGTAG
- a CDS encoding potassium channel protein: MNPNNFFNSQTTIEQRYRRIQAELIGGAIALAGVFLIGTVWYHWIEGWRWPDAAYMTVITLSTVGFMEVHELGDRGRLFTIILIFMGVMAIGYIVNRFIEALIQGYFQAGLQLQQRRRIMESLSQHYILCGFGRTGRQIAQEFQAEEISFITIDSDLSQVHEAQQLGYIAIQGDATLDEVLIGVGIEQAVCLVAALPSDAENLYTVLSAKTLNPQVRAIARASTEEAMKKLQRGGADAVVSPYITGGKRMAAAALRPQVMDFVDGILTGTDRAFYMEECLLEPGTCPYVGQTLREARLRGQTGALVLAIRRADGSLIAGPTADTTLMSGDVLISIGTAEQLRELNQVLGPIRHRVPRLPKHT; this comes from the coding sequence GTGAATCCCAACAACTTCTTTAACTCTCAAACCACCATTGAGCAAAGATATCGGCGCATCCAAGCTGAGCTGATTGGCGGCGCGATCGCTCTGGCTGGAGTGTTTCTGATTGGTACGGTTTGGTATCACTGGATTGAGGGGTGGCGCTGGCCCGATGCCGCCTATATGACCGTGATTACTCTCTCCACGGTCGGCTTTATGGAAGTCCATGAGTTGGGCGATCGCGGACGGTTATTCACCATCATCTTGATCTTTATGGGAGTGATGGCGATCGGCTATATCGTCAATCGGTTCATAGAAGCATTAATTCAAGGGTACTTTCAAGCAGGACTGCAGTTACAGCAGCGACGACGCATCATGGAATCACTCTCGCAACACTATATTCTTTGTGGATTTGGGCGTACAGGCCGTCAGATTGCCCAAGAGTTTCAGGCGGAAGAAATTTCCTTCATTACCATCGACTCTGACCTGAGCCAAGTTCACGAGGCTCAACAGCTAGGCTATATTGCCATTCAAGGAGATGCCACGCTCGATGAGGTGCTAATTGGTGTGGGGATTGAGCAAGCGGTTTGCCTCGTTGCCGCTTTGCCGTCCGATGCTGAGAATCTCTATACAGTGCTTTCGGCTAAAACTCTGAATCCGCAAGTTCGGGCGATCGCCAGAGCCAGTACCGAAGAAGCGATGAAAAAGCTGCAACGCGGTGGCGCAGATGCTGTCGTGTCTCCCTACATCACCGGGGGGAAACGTATGGCAGCCGCAGCCCTCAGACCCCAAGTGATGGATTTTGTCGATGGCATTTTGACCGGGACAGACCGAGCATTCTACATGGAGGAGTGCCTGCTGGAGCCAGGAACCTGCCCTTATGTAGGCCAAACCTTACGGGAAGCTCGTCTGCGTGGGCAAACGGGAGCCTTAGTGTTAGCGATTCGCCGTGCCGATGGAAGCTTAATTGCAGGTCCCACTGCCGACACCACTTTGATGAGCGGGGATGTGCTCATTTCTATAGGAACTGCTGAGCAACTGCGCGAACTCAATCAAGTCCTGGGGCCGATTCGCCATCGCGTGCCTCGTCTACCCAAGCACACTTAA